The Mytilus edulis chromosome 4, xbMytEdul2.2, whole genome shotgun sequence nucleotide sequence aacacaaaaaatatctatctacaaccacattcattgattcgcgtttctgacgtcagaaaattttatacgtcacatatatttgtcgtttaatgtatatacaaacaatttaaaaatttcacataggcaatgttagcatacagggttaaaaaatcaaaagtatgtaaaaaTTAAtgtcagaaatagaccgagattttaAATAgcccaaaagttatatagaatttataagaatccacaaatagttcattccactacgcgattgaataattttgacgtttgtggttcaacgtattttgtaattcatagtagaaatatatcataatgatatagtatagaacaatatcatactgaggggatcttttaaagtacagtcacgttataagaaccaaaaaaaaacaaaaagtcgcatatacaaaacacaccagcaaaaaatgaaaaacaatacaaacacattgacgagatgtttaagtaccgagccacgttcaatggatatcacataaaacaatcaaacagtaaaagtaatattattaatagaacaaagacaaatgaaagaacaataaaacacgttgttaagatgataaacaacatcagtacgcagaatctatacatcaagaccatcatatattatttgtgaagttaaagcggaatatttatcaacaaggtcttggtaccttccgatgaactttgttttagaaaaagaacgagacgttctttgacatacccctggttcatcaactttctactcaaaCATtaatgacgttttacaaagtctgagtaggagctgcaaggtcttgaatatcgaataagtttggaaatatatatcccatatgcaggtgaagttggtatattgctactaaggtagTTATAATTAAGTTCTGATTAAGGATGACCCATCTGGCGTTTTAGCGATTGAAGATTGTTGTCTTGTTTGCATCTGATATTTTTCTCATGCTGGACTTTTCTGCACTTGTGTTTAGTACTAGCATATGGAACAGACAATACACATGATAAACTGACATCtttcaatgtattttatttcgtttgaaatagggtttttcccgtttgctatttgtagttaatatttacagatgggaactagtataactagttcggatactggttttgtaacagtatgtactatttataagtttgacgttaggtgcaggaggcacgaggaaagttttggcggtttttatgggtggggtttaaaggtactatataaagtttgggatttaaatgtattagtatcgaaggtgctcgcagttacgtcggattgaagttggtcacataggtatatgtgcagttgctgctatgtttattgtacgtacaggcgttggaggcattagccgggggaaaagaaacgatgcgaaagaggaacaatgttatatgtcatgtgtttatataatgtttcgattgaagaaatatgtacaattcagtaaaataaaatattgtatcgcaaaagaaaataagatgttactgcgagcaactaatcctatatctgtgtttgtcttgtttatagcctattgaattagaaattaaatgctttaaattcggacgagcagggcgagggagaatttaaagttctttaaagcattttgaaattgTATCGTTTTGTCTCATACTaacaaataaacttatcatagataccaggactaaattttatatatacgccagacgcgcgtttcgtctacaaaagactcatcagtgacgctcctgCATTTTTACGCTTAAGATTGAAATTTTAGACCTAGTTGGCCAAAAAACTCCTTCACATTAAAGCCATGTTCACATTGAGCTACACAAGGTGTGGTGTCTGACGAAAATTGTCTGCCTATTCTTCTTTAAATCTCTTAACGCCAATTCAGGCGATATGCTGACGTCACAAACGATCTTGATCCGCTAGGTCACATAACCCTTTTTCGAGAAGCGTAGtttgattttcagaaaattgcaAACCTACATTATAAAGAAACTATATAAAGAAAGGAAACTCGAATAACTGAAACGACAACTTcacagagataaaaaaaaaaaaaaaaaaaaaaaaaactaaaacatgatTATATGTTATAACGTTCATCTTggttaatcatttgattttcaGTCGAATAGGATTTTTGATGATGAAATTTTCATTTCACACCCGTTGATAGTCAtgcttatttatttaaaagactAAGTTCCAATCCAGACTTCATTTCTAGAGTAACCACATTGAGGACTGGTGAATAGAACTATGGTTTATTAGGTCTTCTTCTGATTGACCCCAAACCCTTTGTCAAAGGGGGCCGTCAGTTTGATAgtgcgggatgtacaagtactaaGACACACCCGGTGAGAAAGTTGACccgtgttaaaaaaaaaatgccacgCTCTCTGCACTTTAATACCATATGCAACAACTCTTTGGGTGGTCTGTATTTTGCTTATAGAACGGGGAAAATGCTGAAAGATTGCAATTTACTCACAATTTAAAAGGCAGTTCAAATTGCGCTGATTTTCTTTTCGTACGGCCTCTTTTACATGACAAGCTTATACTTGAAAATTCCAAAGaccttttagagtacatacaatctaactctctttcatcttgtaacagtattaaaacatttgacttttctactctttacacaagtattccacattccaaactaaaagacaaattgaaagagttggtattgctttgcttcataaaaaagaatggccaacgtagatacaagtatcttgtcttagggagggataaatcctactttgtaaaggatcactctgattcaaacaaaaattcttagacactgatattatcaagatgcttgattcctagattgacaacatatttgttacgttcggaggacgtgtttttcaacagactgtcggcactCCAATGAGAACAAATTGTGTCCCTCTACttaccgacttgtttctttattattatgaggctgacttcatgcaggaacttcttaggaagaaagacaagaagttagcaatatcctttaactctactttccgctatatagatgatgttctttcactaagtaattcaaaatttggtgactatgtggaacgcatctatcccatcgaactagagataagggATACTACAGTTACAGTtacgtcggcctcatatcttgacttacatctagaaattgacaatgagggtcggctgaaaacaaaactttacgacaaaagagatgatttcagctttccaattgtgaactttccatttcttagtagcaacattccagcagcacctgcatacggggtatatatctccaaattgatacgatattcccgtgcttgcatttcctatcataattttcttgatagagggttgctgctcacaagcttggaagcttttaaaccaagagttccaaatggtgaagttgaaatcatcccttcgtaaattttacggacgccatcacgagttggttgaccgttatggaataaccgtttcacaaatgatatcggatatgttccttacgtcgtaactacaacccctttcactttcatgaatgtgacctaccgaattagactactaCTTACCAGATTTGTCATCACATGCAtgtaagcaacacgacgggtgccacatgtggagtaggatctccttacccttccggagcgcctgagatcacccctagtttttggttgggttcgtattgtttattctttagttttctatgttgtgtcatgtgtactattgtttgtctgtttgtctttttcatttttagccatggcgttgtcagtttattttagatttatgagtttgattgtccctttggtatctttcgtccctcttttattgcatGCATTGCTATACAATGTATTAATAAAGATGCATGCAATAATACCTTACAGTACACGAAGTTTCATGTTAATACGGCTTTACTcctgtatcaatttaaaatttagaatgaagAACACAACAAGTCATGTGATCATTGAGTTGACAAAAAATAAGTCGGATAGTAACACAGTTAACAGCAAGTCAACTATGGAGCTAACTCCATGCTTTTCGTGTACTACCTTCTATTCTATACAAGCTATCCATTGAAAGTATGAAtaacataactttatatttttctTGGGGGCTTTTATTTAGGAAACTAATGtcagattttttataaaatgcatgtacataacatcataatattttaattgtttcaaatataaataataaattaaattgagATCGTTTTTCAGATCTCACGAAGAAAGCAAAAAAAGATAATTAAGCATCGATATTCAAATCTTTTAACGTGTGTGGAAAcattcaagacaataacaatcaaaaccaaggagtaaacaaagactcataaaaccaaaagacgtTTACATCAAGAGTTACAAATAAGAAataacacgaactccactaaaaaccggaagtgaaatcaggtgctccggatgggtaagcatTTCCTACACCGTATACGGCACCTGTCGtgtatttctttgttcagttcggtaatggtggaaggttattatgactgaggaagaatatcagatatgatttctgacacaattttgtcattatggccaatcagctcatgatggcgaccgtaaaatttcttgagtgataaCCTGAATTCGATTGAtgcatagccctgtcttagcaacttatGAGAAAGCAGTagtcctcgttcaacaaaatcaacgtactttgagctagccctagagtaacgtatcaattgagacacatatactccatatgctggtgccgctagGATATTACttcacagaaatggaaagttgactatagaaaaattaaaatcatcgcgtttgtcataaatgttGGTATctaacctaccatcagtagtcatttcgagaaaaaggtctaaatatgaagcagatttatctgtgtcggtagtatctttaatttccagttcacttggatatattaaatgtaagtgaacACTGAATCGATTATTATTAAaggacagtacatcatcaatatactgaaagatgaaattaaaaaaactgggcttattttttttatcctttctgtacaagcccttcgATAagttctgcttcataggaatacaaaaacaaatctgcaagtagaggagtgCAATTGGTACCTATTGagattccaatagtctgttggaagaccaaacctccaaattcaacaaatataatAATCAAGCAAAGTAGACATACATTTATTTTGCAATGGTTACAATTTGTCATCACTTGAATTTCAAACATGGAAAATCAAAAGCAGGGAGattttaaaagagagacaaatTATTACAAGAGGAATAAAAGTGTATGATAATAGACAATTTTGGAGAAGGAAAATTTGTTGAAGAAACTTTAAAGTTGACAGGTGAGGACATAAGAACTgtaaaaagacttttcaaagatATATGCGCACAGAGGAAGTAATTATAGATACTACATACAGTAGGCCAGCTGCTTTGGTAAAGGAAAATGTTCCATTGAATACTATCTATAGAGACAGTTCTGTCTGTATCATAAGGAAATGCCCAACATTTTATTGAATGATGGGGTGTGTCAGTCTGACAATATCCCTAGTGATACTTATATcagcaaaattattaaaataaaacttacttTGCTTCACtagaaaaaaccaaaaaacacatTAAAGCTTATGAGGGACTATATCAGCAAAATTAGTGAAAAAACTAGACTTTGATTTACTagaaaaaacacattaaaactAAAGAGGGACTTACTGACGAACCTCAAcctacatttgactttttttttgtacaatattgTAAATATGAGCACTTTTTCAAAACGTCGTTTTGATGAAAGTTCTGTTATTCTGACAACCGGTAATAGGAGATATGAATTGTCTAATCGTGGTGAGAGAGCTTTAAAATTCAACGCTATGATTTAAATTAAAGCTATGCCGTTAGTCTAATGCAAGGTCCGTTTAGAGttataaatttaaacataattgaAGGTCAACAAACGGACTCATTGCTTAACTTTTTAATCGACGCATTGCATGTTACCAATGTAACTTACACAATACGTTTCTGACTTCATGATATGTAGTATTGGATCCTTTTGCGTTCCATACTCGGCAACAGTTATctgatctttggtcgggttgttttcacTGTTACAAAGTCCATATTTTTACTCTCAATTTTATATTaccgttaaaataattttatgttttgaGTGATTGAACTCGACGTATCACGGTTTCATACTTTAAAAAGATCAAAGGCAAATCTCGTgcatctttcatataaatacgAAGTAATTTAACTTTTGTATTgttgcaaataaaaaaagtacGTGTGAATATGAGAAAGAAACGGAATCCAAATTTTACCGATGCAGAACTGCAGACTCTCCGGGGTTGAAAAGAATAAAACTTTGCTTTTTAGTAGACTTTCAAATCCAACCAACAGACCACAAAAGAATCGTAGATGAAATTAGAAAGGAAGTAATGCTTTATAAAAGCAGGTTACTTGAATTCGAAAAGAATTCGGGGAAAATGAAACATTCACCAATCAACTAATAATTCAATCCTATGAAGGTGTTTGTTTTAATTAGTTCTGATTATTTTTCTTAAAGAGACTGCAAGTTCctattttattttgattgttgCTTACGACACATGTATGTTTTTCAGAGAGTCGGTCAATCAAACGCAACGACTGACAACTCCCCTTTTTGAGAAAATTACCATCTGCATGTCGACCAAACAGATGCTTGAAATTTGCATGGTATTATTCACTATTTTGACGTTTTATACATTTACTTTCAGACATTTTCCTACTGTACATTTAGTGAAGCAAGTTAAATTGGTAGAAAGATTGAAGGTAGAAAAGGAACGTCTCTATATTGAAGCAAGTTATATTGGTAGAAACAGAGGGTGAAAGATTGAAGGTAGAAAAGAAACGTCTCTATATTGAAAAATGGCGATTATAGATAGCTTAGCCTAAAAATCAACCAACAAAGGATAGCCACTGAACAACagcatcaattatatatatatatatataatagctCAACACTAGCACGATACACATGGATGTACATGTAGCAGATAAAAACCAGTGTATCAAAAGGCAATCCGTTAAGCTAAAACTCTGTGttgtaaaatgttttttacatCACGATAATGTCATAAATATGtacttaattatttatttttatttcagcttCTTGTAAATCCCTGTGGTCGTagtattaaaagaaaaaataaacaccaACCGGAGAACCGCTGGAAAATATTACGACTTCACAACCTTTGGATTTGGTATGCATGGACTCTGATGTTCAGgagttgtcgtttgttgacgggttttataagtgtttctcgttttttatataggttagaccgttggtttttcaaTTTGTATGCTTTTATACCAGTAATATTGGGGGTCCTTTATAtagtatagcttgctgttcggtgtgagccaaggatccgtgttgaagaccatacttttgACCtgtaatagtttacttttataaattgtgactcttCAGATTTTTCAACAAGCAATCAGACAGCTAAAACTACAGCAAAAGTTATATTACACCAGTGTATTGTCAAATGCGGAATACCAAAATGCATTCATATCAAGGAGCAGATTTTGAATGGAATTTAATACAGGAACTTTTGTGAACTAATAAATCTAGAACAACACCTTATGTAATTGAAAATGGAATGACAGAAAGATTAAACCGTACTTTACTCTCTATATTTGGAACTTTGGAACCAAATCAAAAACTCAATTTGAAATTACATGTAGGATCACTTGTTCGTGGATATAACAAGTTGGGGATAACCCACCATTTCAAGGACTGTTACTCATATGGTCAGTTGTTACTCATCTGGGAAACCGGAAGGTTACTCATATGGGGAACACTTAACTTTGGcgggttattaaaaaaaatacatgcagaATGGCATTTGCACGGATGGCGGTTAAAATTGTGCCAACTCAGGCTATATAAAGAGGGGTTTCTTGATCATTTTGATAGCCTACTTGGACGCCAACCTGTGTGTATGAAATATCTGAAGTAAGTACTGTTGATTTACtatgtttaaaattgtcaaaaataactttttttaccacaattttcacttttcaatgcGACATTCTACTTTCGTTTGTTACGTCCACCATTTTGCATTAGTACGCCGATCACATGATCAACTGATTAACCAATAAATGTGcagtttttataataataatagcCATCATAACATATCTATGGTACACTGTTCGCGACATATAATTTATGAATAAATCATGAAAAGTGTGCAAAATAAtattatgtttataaaaaatagttTGGTGGAATATAATGCAACAATTATAAGTTGGAAATaagaataattataaaatttagatAGCGAATTAAAGTAGTAGCGGTGGTAAAAGTTTAATATTAGTACTACTACtagtaaaattaataaattttcaGATGCCACCAAAAACACGTTGTAGCAGCAAAAGCCACGATCCTGGTAGACAATGCACCCGGTTCTTCAAATTATATGGAAAACAAGTGCCAAGGCAGTTGgttgattttttgattgaaatCGGTGACATTAGGGCTCACTCAACCTACCTTTGCCTGAATTGCAAAGACGATGCCGCTATTAAGTTTGAATGCAGCAAAAACGCAGATCCCTCCTCTGAACCTACATCATGCCTGGGGGAGACATCTGGTGCGTCATATGGAGAACCAGCAGCAAAGAAAAGATCGTTGAAAATGCGGGATTTCACTAACGAAATTGTTGAGGAAATAGATGGTGGTTATTTTAGCATAGAAGATCTGCAGAGAATAGCCACGGCAATAGGTAGAAGCCAAAGCAAATGTGTTTACGAAGACTCTGTGTCTATCACAAAGCAATTCCAGGATGCGGACCTACTACAAACATTGAACATggaaagtaatatttttttatatcttattatatTTGCTAGTTTGCTATGTACttatttgatatacatttattttaaaaatatgctctAACGAAAACTACTTTAATAATAAAGCTTACTGAAATAATGTGTATTTACAGTGACATATTTTAATATCTAAACCTGTTGAATACAATGAGTGTGGTACGACATTAAATTGGCATATTAAATGTTAAAACATCAATTCAGAAAAGACACattttccataaatattttttttatctgcagAATGGTTGTTAACCAGAAACGGTGTTGTTTTATCGTTTTTGATTGGCATTGGAGGTCGAGAATTAAACAACATTTCTAACAGACTGCAACTGTTGCTGGTTAGATGCGTAGAACAAATTTACTACTTTAGAAATTTGAACTTTGTTGCACCATTAGCATTTATGAAAAACCTCATGGCTTATTACCTCACTGACAGCAAGACTGTGGTTACCCAGGATGCAGGCTACCCATCATCCAGTTACAGTGGAATCCAGGCTTGGATTAAAACCTATAGCGAGGATCCATTGCAGTGTCCAGATAATGCAGATGTGGTTACTTTTTTAGATAATAATCAGGtattatatatatgatatcaAACATGCTTCATATTCAAAAAAACATAGTACATCATTTAAAGTGTTTGTTATTTTTGGAAAAGTATTTGATTCTTTTATAACTCATAGCTACCTATTTTGATGATAATGTAACATCGACTTTTCATATAAGAATAATGCACTACAAATGTGCTAGATATAGTGCATAAGCAAAAATAGAGAGACAATATAATACAATGTGCATAACGTTTCAAACTTATAAATACATGTTTCAATATATAGGTGCTGCAAAGAAAATGGAGAGTTCAAACAGATTTCAAGTCAACTAGCAGTGTTATTACAACGATAGTTCATATAATCCCGGATAAAACAGCTAGTCTCCAACATAAAACTGAGCTTTCTCCAAGACAATGGTTGAATGTGGAAGAAAGAGTAAATGTTGAAGATGCCCTTCTAACAAAAATACAGCAACAGGAAGATTAGTTTTCAAAATATAGGTAAGTCAATTGATGATATGCAGAATGaaaattaatgataaaacaaacaaatgtaataGTATATACTTAATCCTGTTTTCGTCGATAAATGTATCATGCAGATGCCTATAATATTCCACCATTCAATTCTTCAATTCCTTTCAATTATGTATGTCAAAACATGTATTCAATAATATGCAATACCATATTTAGTAAGTTCAAATatagtttttaatatattaatgaaataatttttttttcaaacagaaaCCAGTTTATTGCAGCTCAGCTGAACATCATTTTCCAACAACAGACAAGTAGGGATGGTACCATTACTGATGTCGTTAACGATGAGATAATTTCTCCACATACCAAACCACAAGATAGGTAAAAAAGACTTTTGAAAATACATACATGTgctattgttatgcgtttaattttctacatacatgttagctagaggtataggggatgGTTAAAATGtcataacatgtttaacccagccgcattttTGTTCATGTCCCAAGTCACCTGAAGAACGCCCCCGAATAGAACAGGTTTTTGATTAACACACTATTATTGTATTTAAGATACACTTTCATTCCATCTAGACATCCAGATGAGAAGCCTGTGGTCATAATGGGAGATCCAGCATTTGAAAATCCTTGTTCTTATGAGTCTgttgaaaaagtatatatatactaAACTATGCTTAATACTTGTCTTTAGATATAAAATTtagtaacaaataaaataaagaacGCACTCAATATTTTTCATGAACAATTGTTTTGCTTTTTGCTGCATTGCAGGTTTAATTTATGCATTAAGAatatgttttagttttaatttgtcTTATTGGTATATTCATTAATTAATCTCTTGCAAGTTATCATTGTTTAATCGAAATATTTTAGGTTTTCAATCATATACTTGAACAAACAAACATTGGTTCTAATGATGGAAGGAAGTGGACCATGGTAGGCTTCGATGGTCTTCCGTATGCACTTGGAAGTAGAATGCAAGATTCCTTTTTCAAATGTGATGAATGTACCCGGGAATTTGTGTGTAGGGAAGAATTTGAAGAACACCGAAAAGAACATAGTCATTGTATGCTTACTCCTTTAATCAACTGCCGAAAATACAACAATATAGTTCTAATCCCAGGTAAGTTTATTGGTAAATTACTTTATATTAGATTGATacttttaatagctgactatgcggtctaggctttgttcattgttgaaggccgtaaggtggcCTAAAGTTGTTGTATCTCATTGTCAATCACACAAcatctatattttgttttattattaaaagcattttgataaaacataatcatataaaaacatttatgtTTTAGGTCTAGGACATATTGAAATGAGGACATATTGAAATAATTATGGTAAAGGCCATTGTTAAATTGTTGTGGGAACCAGCCTTCATCGATTTTGCAAGAATGCTTGGATTTAACAGAATAAGGGCACTGCAGTGTTGTCAAAACTGTTCAGGTACGCTTGAAATTCaagatgaatttatgaaatgCCAAATAACTTCAAACATGACAAACGACATAATTGTGATCGATTAATAAAGTAATGTAATgaaatcaattcaattcaaaagagaacatttttttaaacaaaacttgtGTAGTTGTTGAAATCTGCATTTTTGATATTTAGCAAAGTTTACATTTATTGTTTAAAGAACACTTCTTCATATAAATgccaaacaaattatttttcagATCACCATAAAAGTTGGCAGATGGTGCAAATATTTCTCCATGCTATGGGCCAATAACTTCTCCTTCCTTATGTACAGAAGGTTATCCTAGAGGGTGGCTCTTCTTCTCCTGCCGGTTATTACCACTGGTTGCAGGGTGTACAAAACCCTAATTATAATTTTATGAAAGAGGTTGTTTTTACCTACTGCCTAGCAATCCATGTATTTAGGGCTGGAGTTCGCCGTAACAATACTGAAGCAATTAATATTGCTAAGACAAAGTTTTCCAGTTTGTTTTTCGGTTTGAACATGCCATTTTACATGGAAATAATAACAAGAGATTTTTTGGTTCGACTGCAATGTCCGCCTGATGTAATTGGCTTCATTGGCGATCATGAATCTTACAGTGTCAGTGGTAATGATTCTAAAGGAGAAGGGGGAGACTTTGTACTTGAAGGCAAAAATAGAAAGACAAAAATGTTTATACCTGCAGGTCTACCCGACAATAACAAATGGCTACAGGTGTGCAGAAATGTTGATAAACTTGAAAAGGTAAATAAATGatgcatataaaataaattatattaataGATTAAATTAGGGTTCATTTCTACAAACGAAAGTCATTATATTCAACTTTTCCAAATACAAAACTTTTCTTGTATGTACCATTTATTGTTATCTATATCAGACTCTTTAATGTTACTTGTACATTGAAaaacgtatttaaaaaaaaaacaaaataaaggaaTGAAATTTATTTTAGGAATGATGTCGTTCACTTACAATGATTAATATGACGTGGGCATAAAAACTTGATTCTGTCCAATTGTGCTTTTGTTTTTGCACTGATATTATAACACCTCGCGTGCATCCAAAAGTCACAAGCTTTGTTGTTGTTGGGCTTTTTGGGTATCTCGCACCCTATCCACAAGGCCTTCTTATCAACCCTCCCCTCCCCACAAACTCTGCAATTTTCTTGACCATCGCTTGTTTTCCCTCAAATGAAGCTATCGCTTGTTTGCGTGTCCTTCTCTTTTGTCTTTTGTTCCTCTGGTGACGCAACTAAATTGTTGTTAGCATCACTAGAAATGACATTGTATTTTGGTGAGAATGACGATGTTGCCTGGCCTGATGAACTAGGCTGCTGGGTATCAACAGATAAATTCTAGAaccaaaataattaaaacaaactaaACTAACTAAACTAACTAACgaacaaacaaaacataataaataaaaaaaaagtaaaaaaaaagacatgcaactaataaaactgaaaataaacaaCCATTGCAAAATGTtcgaattataataaaaaaaaaatcaatgttttttatgAGTACTAAagcgttttattttttttaataactgttcTCCGGCGTAATTTATTCGATCCGGTATTTCCTccatttgtttgtctgtttgatcGTCCGTATGTCCccgctttttaaaaaaaaatgtagtttatgATGAAATCAAAGTTCAATCAACTTGCAACTTAGTAACATTGAAAATAATGATAAGATTGATGCATCCTTGTACTTGCGACACATTCTTAATGATTCTATACCATTCACTTGTGAAATAGTATGTAATTCAGTGCTAATCTTAAGAAATTAAATATACCTCAATAGAAGGTTTTGGAATTGAACCCTGTTCAGTACTATAAGTATAAACAGTACCACATGCTGCTTTTATAGTCACAGAAACATCTGCCCATGTAGCGACTTTGAGATCAGGTGCCTACAATCAAACCGATGACTTAttgaataaacatttattattatatttttcagataaatGAACGTATGTCACAAATAATCGATGTGTGCGGCGTAGATGATGACTACACATACAGTCCAGACTTGGCACATGAGATATATTCTTTTAGAAGAATCATAAGAAGACAAAAGTATTTACACACGGACAACGAATCGCATCATATAACATTAGGAGGGAAAATATTAGATAAAGAACTGATAAATTTTGGtacaaaatgtaaagaaaatagaATAAATTTTATAAGTGGTTTTGTTGAAAATGGCACGTTTCATAAAAAGTATGAACCAATTTTTATTCTAGAAGTTGAAAGAACCTCATTTGAAAatattgccaataagacaaaatCCGAAATAGCATGTGCGATTGAAGTTGAATTGCAGCGCATCGATGACACAGAAATGACTAATAGatggaaaaaaatttaaaaaaaaaacaag carries:
- the LOC139518605 gene encoding uncharacterized protein, giving the protein MKNLMAYYLTDSKTVVTQDAGYPSSSYSGIQAWIKTYSEDPLQCPDNADVVTFLDNNQVLQRKWRVQTDFKSTSSVITTIVHIIPDKTASLQHKTELSPRQWLNVEERVNVEDALLTKIQNQFIAAQLNIIFQQQTSRDGTITDVVNDEIISPHTKPQDRYTFIPSRHPDEKPVVIMGDPAFENPCSYESVEKVFNHILEQTNIGSNDGRKWTMVGFDGLPYALGSRMQDSFFKCDECTREFVCREEFEEHRKEHSHCMLTPLINCRKYNNIVLIPAF